Proteins from one Sulfuriferula thiophila genomic window:
- the ilvA gene encoding threonine ammonia-lyase, biosynthetic, which translates to MAHNDLTHDYLAAILTARVYDVAIESPLELAPNLSARIGNNIYLKREDLQPVFSFKLRGAYNKMAGLSADALAAGVITASAGNHAQGVALAAQKLGCRATIVMPTPTPQIKVNAVKARGAEAILVGDTYDDAYAYARNLAETSGATYVHPYDDPAVIAGQGTIAMEILRQHSAPIDAVFIPVGGGGLIAGMAVYIKRLKPGIKVIGVEPEDADAMARSLTAQQRVLLSQVGIFADGVAVKQVGEETFRLASLYVDEIIRVDNDAICAAIKDVFEDTRSILEPSGALSVAGAKIWCAREQVSNSTVVAIASGANMNFDRLRYIAERAELGERREAILAVTIPETPGSFKAFCTLLGTRNITEFNYRFADNQDAHVFVGVQVANRQGATDLVNMLQANQLTTIDLTDNEMAKLHVRHLVGGHAPQVEHELVYRFEFPERPGALMRFLNALSQNWNISLFHYRNHGADYGRVLVGIQVPPQEQADFHASLHRLGYPYWDETANVAYKLFLN; encoded by the coding sequence ATGGCACATAACGATCTCACCCACGACTATCTGGCAGCCATCCTTACCGCGCGCGTTTATGACGTAGCCATAGAATCGCCGCTGGAACTCGCACCCAATTTATCTGCACGTATCGGCAACAACATCTACCTGAAACGGGAAGACTTGCAACCGGTATTCTCCTTCAAGTTACGCGGCGCCTATAACAAGATGGCAGGACTATCCGCAGATGCATTGGCCGCAGGTGTGATTACCGCGTCCGCTGGCAACCATGCCCAGGGTGTAGCATTGGCTGCCCAGAAACTGGGCTGCCGTGCGACCATCGTAATGCCCACACCTACTCCGCAAATCAAGGTCAATGCAGTCAAGGCGCGTGGCGCCGAGGCCATACTGGTGGGCGACACCTACGATGACGCCTACGCCTACGCCAGGAATCTGGCGGAGACATCGGGCGCGACCTACGTCCACCCCTACGATGATCCGGCGGTCATTGCCGGCCAGGGCACCATTGCGATGGAAATCCTGCGCCAGCACAGTGCGCCGATAGACGCCGTATTTATCCCCGTGGGCGGCGGTGGCCTGATCGCCGGCATGGCGGTGTATATCAAGCGCCTCAAACCCGGCATCAAAGTCATAGGTGTCGAACCCGAAGATGCCGATGCCATGGCGCGCTCACTCACCGCACAGCAACGCGTATTACTCTCACAAGTCGGTATTTTTGCCGACGGTGTTGCCGTCAAGCAGGTCGGTGAAGAAACCTTCCGCCTGGCCAGCCTGTATGTCGATGAAATCATCCGCGTCGATAATGACGCCATCTGTGCGGCAATCAAGGATGTATTTGAAGACACCCGTTCCATCCTCGAGCCGTCCGGCGCGCTGTCAGTCGCCGGCGCCAAAATCTGGTGCGCGCGCGAGCAGGTATCCAACAGCACCGTGGTCGCCATCGCCAGCGGTGCCAACATGAACTTTGACCGGCTGCGCTACATTGCCGAACGTGCCGAACTGGGCGAACGCCGCGAAGCCATCCTTGCCGTGACGATCCCGGAAACACCCGGCAGCTTCAAGGCATTCTGCACCTTGCTGGGTACGCGCAACATTACCGAATTTAACTACCGGTTTGCCGACAACCAGGATGCGCATGTATTTGTCGGCGTACAGGTAGCCAATCGCCAGGGTGCAACCGATCTGGTTAACATGCTGCAAGCTAATCAGCTAACTACGATAGACCTGACCGATAACGAGATGGCCAAATTGCACGTACGCCATCTGGTTGGCGGACACGCCCCCCAGGTGGAACACGAACTGGTTTACCGTTTTGAATTCCCGGAACGTCCAGGTGCATTAATGCGCTTCCTGAACGCCCTGAGTCAGAACTGGAACATCAGCCTGTTCCACTACCGTAATCACGGCGCTGACTACGGGCGCGTACTGGTGGGTATACAGGTACCACCACAGGAACAGGCCGATTTCCACGCCTCCCTGCACCGCCTTGGCTACCCGTACTGGGACGAAACTGCTAACGTAGCTTACAAGCTATTCCTGAACTAG
- a CDS encoding transglycosylase SLT domain-containing protein, giving the protein MRYLVACLLLAASFITHADDSSDFVAARDAFRTGQIQRLPEYAQRLHDSVLLPYVQYWQISSQLKTASADDIRYFIDRNSDSPLSNKLRSDWLRLLGQQQDWTTYLNEYPLVVNPDVTLQCYALQGRIAQGQPLALKDGVALWFTGKDMPSSCDNLFSNLIARQYISQNDIWQRIRLSLENNNTNTAQAISAYLTEPSQLDQKLLSKVANAPEALLNSNRLNLQQRGQRELALYAISRLARSNATTAAQRWEKIKADFPAADQHYGWGQIALYAARQHLPAAVTWFDLAGNTELNEEQQAWRVRAALLAGNWTQVQSGILNMPATLRNESAWRYWLARAYKAQGKTYQANTLLAPLSREYDFYGLLAEEELGAAAGSPTINFNVASDEVATISRIPAIQRALLLNQLDYRTEANNEWNWAIRNFDDRRLLAAAELARQQNWLDRAINTATRTQQLHNFDLRFLAPYRDTARQYAKEYGLDEAWVYGLMRQESRFVSQAKSGVGASGIMQIMPATGRWIANKLGIHHFQTEHLHQLDTNMQFGMYYLKSIQQSLDNSDVLATAAYNAGPGRARRWRTEKAIEGAIYAEAIPFSETRDYVKKVIANAVFYARRFNQPETSIKARLGIIAGTASPALCGGNNENAPSCDN; this is encoded by the coding sequence ATGCGTTATCTTGTCGCCTGCCTCCTGCTGGCAGCCAGCTTTATCACCCACGCCGACGACAGCAGCGACTTTGTCGCCGCGCGTGACGCATTCCGCACTGGACAAATCCAGCGCCTGCCCGAGTATGCACAGCGTTTACATGATTCCGTATTACTGCCATACGTTCAATACTGGCAAATAAGCTCGCAACTCAAAACTGCCAGCGCAGATGACATTCGCTATTTCATTGACCGCAACAGCGACTCTCCGCTATCCAACAAACTACGCAGTGACTGGTTACGCCTGCTCGGACAACAGCAAGACTGGACAACCTATCTCAACGAATATCCTTTAGTGGTCAATCCAGACGTCACTCTGCAGTGTTATGCGCTGCAGGGTCGCATTGCGCAGGGCCAGCCACTCGCGCTCAAGGATGGTGTGGCATTATGGTTTACCGGCAAGGATATGCCATCCAGTTGCGACAACCTGTTCAGCAACCTGATTGCCAGACAGTACATCAGCCAGAATGACATCTGGCAACGTATCCGTCTGTCACTGGAAAACAACAACACCAATACCGCGCAGGCTATTAGCGCCTATCTCACTGAGCCCTCACAGCTAGATCAAAAACTGCTGTCCAAAGTCGCGAATGCACCGGAAGCATTGCTGAACAGCAACCGGCTCAACTTACAGCAACGCGGACAACGTGAGTTGGCACTCTACGCGATCAGCCGGCTGGCACGCAGCAACGCTACAACGGCAGCCCAACGCTGGGAAAAAATTAAAGCAGACTTTCCCGCCGCCGACCAGCACTACGGCTGGGGACAAATTGCACTCTATGCCGCACGCCAACACTTGCCGGCAGCCGTGACCTGGTTTGACCTGGCTGGCAACACCGAACTCAATGAAGAACAGCAGGCATGGCGTGTCCGCGCTGCGCTACTGGCTGGCAACTGGACACAAGTACAAAGCGGCATTCTGAACATGCCCGCCACCCTGCGTAATGAAAGCGCCTGGCGCTACTGGCTGGCACGGGCCTATAAAGCCCAGGGCAAAACCTATCAGGCTAATACACTGCTGGCCCCACTCTCGCGCGAATATGATTTTTACGGCTTGCTGGCAGAGGAAGAACTCGGTGCGGCGGCAGGCAGCCCGACGATCAACTTCAACGTAGCCAGCGATGAAGTCGCTACCATCAGCCGCATCCCCGCCATCCAGCGGGCGCTACTGCTCAATCAGCTTGATTACCGCACCGAAGCCAACAACGAATGGAACTGGGCAATCCGCAATTTCGATGATCGCCGCCTGTTGGCCGCGGCAGAACTGGCCCGGCAACAAAACTGGCTGGATCGTGCCATCAATACCGCCACGCGCACTCAGCAATTGCATAATTTTGATTTGCGTTTTCTCGCGCCTTATCGCGACACTGCCCGCCAATACGCCAAAGAGTATGGGCTGGATGAAGCCTGGGTCTATGGATTAATGCGGCAGGAAAGCCGCTTTGTCAGCCAGGCCAAATCCGGTGTTGGGGCTTCCGGTATCATGCAGATCATGCCGGCTACCGGGCGCTGGATTGCCAACAAGCTGGGTATCCATCACTTCCAGACTGAACACCTGCATCAGCTTGATACCAATATGCAATTTGGCATGTATTACCTCAAGAGCATCCAGCAGAGCCTGGACAATTCGGACGTGCTCGCCACTGCCGCATACAATGCCGGCCCTGGACGCGCACGTCGCTGGCGCACTGAAAAAGCCATAGAAGGGGCGATTTATGCAGAAGCAATACCTTTTAGCGAGACTCGTGACTACGTCAAGAAAGTCATCGCCAATGCCGTGTTTTATGCCCGCCGCTTCAATCAGCCGGAAACCTCGATCAAAGCTAGACTCGGCATCATTGCTGGCACAGCCTCACCGGCATTATGCGGCGGCAACAATGAAAACGCGCCCAGCTGCGACAATTAA
- the bioA gene encoding adenosylmethionine--8-amino-7-oxononanoate transaminase: MKPSDLIQRTQAAVWHPCTQMKQQIATPPLAITRGHGVWLHDADGRAYIDAISSWWVNLFGHANPRINAAICDQLNQIEHVMLAGCTHAPVVALSERLGQLTGLGHAFYGSDGASATEIALKMSFHYWRNRGQAGKTEFISLQNSYHGETLGALSVTDVAIFKDTYAPLLRHSTQVMSPDWRLAEAGESAEQYAERAAQDLASHLAQHHQQVAALIVEPLVQGAAGMAMYHAVYLTRVRQLCDQYNVHLIADEIAVGFGRTGTMFACEQAAIKPDLMCLSKGITGGYLPLSAVLATDEIYSAFYDDATARGFLHSHSYTGNPLACRAALATLDIFAQDQVLANNRSKGDYLDKVAVPLREHARVTNFRRTGMIWAFDVAGADASFAREFYLAALDQGLLLRPIGNTVYFMPPYVISEAEIDQLVRGSLAALVQVTGVS; encoded by the coding sequence ATGAAACCGTCTGATTTGATTCAACGTACCCAAGCAGCGGTATGGCACCCCTGTACGCAAATGAAACAGCAAATTGCAACCCCGCCTCTGGCAATTACGCGGGGCCATGGAGTGTGGCTGCATGATGCCGATGGGCGGGCATATATTGATGCGATTTCGTCGTGGTGGGTGAATTTGTTCGGCCATGCCAATCCACGGATAAATGCGGCCATCTGCGACCAGTTGAATCAGATAGAGCATGTGATGCTGGCAGGGTGTACCCATGCCCCGGTAGTGGCATTGTCGGAGCGTCTGGGGCAGTTGACTGGCCTTGGGCATGCTTTCTATGGTTCGGATGGAGCATCGGCTACCGAGATTGCGTTGAAGATGAGTTTTCACTACTGGCGCAATCGTGGTCAGGCCGGTAAAACTGAGTTTATCAGTTTGCAGAACAGCTATCACGGTGAAACATTGGGAGCGCTGTCTGTAACCGACGTGGCGATCTTTAAAGACACGTATGCACCCTTGTTACGACACAGCACACAAGTGATGAGCCCGGACTGGCGGCTGGCGGAAGCGGGTGAATCCGCTGAGCAGTATGCTGAGCGCGCAGCGCAGGATCTGGCCAGTCATCTGGCGCAGCATCATCAGCAGGTGGCGGCGCTTATTGTCGAACCGCTGGTGCAGGGTGCGGCTGGAATGGCGATGTATCATGCAGTGTATTTAACCCGGGTGCGGCAATTGTGCGATCAGTACAATGTGCATTTGATCGCTGATGAAATTGCCGTGGGTTTCGGCCGTACCGGCACCATGTTTGCCTGTGAGCAGGCTGCCATCAAGCCTGATCTGATGTGCCTGTCGAAGGGGATTACCGGTGGCTATCTGCCATTGTCAGCGGTACTGGCTACGGATGAAATTTACAGTGCGTTTTATGATGACGCCACTGCGCGCGGCTTCCTGCATTCGCATTCCTATACGGGTAATCCATTGGCGTGCCGCGCAGCATTGGCTACGCTGGATATCTTTGCACAGGATCAGGTGCTGGCTAATAATCGCAGCAAAGGTGATTATCTGGATAAAGTGGCGGTGCCATTGCGTGAGCATGCCCGCGTGACCAATTTCCGGCGTACCGGCATGATCTGGGCGTTTGATGTGGCGGGTGCTGATGCCAGCTTTGCCCGTGAGTTCTATCTGGCGGCACTGGATCAGGGTTTGTTGCTGCGCCCAATCGGTAATACAGTGTATTTCATGCCTCCTTATGTGATTAGCGAGGCTGAAATTGACCAGCTCGTTCGAGGCAGCCTGGCTGCGCTGGTGCAAGTAACCGGTGTGTCTTAA
- the trxA gene encoding thioredoxin TrxA, with protein MSEHIHYVTDDTFEQEVLQSTLPVLVDYWADWCGPCKMIAPILDEVAKEYAGRLKIAKLNIDENQATPPKFGIRGIPTLMIFKNGNVEATKVGALSKSQLTAFVDSNI; from the coding sequence ATGAGCGAGCATATTCATTACGTTACCGACGACACATTCGAACAAGAGGTTCTGCAATCAACACTGCCTGTGCTGGTTGATTACTGGGCTGACTGGTGTGGTCCTTGCAAAATGATTGCTCCGATACTGGATGAAGTTGCAAAAGAATATGCCGGCCGTCTGAAAATCGCCAAACTCAACATCGATGAAAACCAGGCAACTCCTCCCAAGTTCGGCATCCGCGGCATCCCCACTCTGATGATTTTCAAAAACGGCAACGTTGAAGCAACTAAAGTTGGCGCTCTGTCAAAATCACAACTTACTGCATTTGTTGACAGCAACATTTAA
- the rho gene encoding transcription termination factor Rho, with amino-acid sequence MHLSDLKQLHVTQLVEMATTSSIEGANRLRKQELIFALLKNQAKKGVSIFGEGTLEVLPDGFGFLRSPDTSYLASPDDIYISPSQIRRFNLHTGDSIEGEIRIPKDGERYFALVKVDKVNSEPPENAKNKILFENLTPLHPTQPLLLERDIRAEENITGRIIDMIAPIGKGQRGLLVASPKSGKTVMLQHIAHAITNNHPDVIMIVLLIDERPEEVTEMTRSVRGEVVASTFDEPATRHVQVAEMVIEKAKRLVEHKKDVVILLDSITRLARAYNTVIPSSGKVLTGGVDANALQRPKRFFGAARNIEEGGSLTIIATALVETGSRMDDVIFEEFKGTGNMEIHLDRRMAEKRLYPAINVNRSGTRREELLIKADILQKIWVLRKLLYPMDDLEAMEFLLDKVKATKNNAEFFDSMRGGR; translated from the coding sequence ATGCATTTATCCGACCTGAAACAACTTCACGTCACCCAGCTAGTTGAAATGGCAACCACCAGTTCAATTGAAGGTGCCAACCGCTTACGCAAGCAAGAGCTGATTTTTGCGCTGCTTAAAAACCAGGCCAAAAAAGGCGTCAGCATCTTTGGCGAAGGCACGCTGGAAGTGCTACCCGACGGCTTTGGCTTTCTGCGCTCACCGGATACGTCTTATCTTGCCAGCCCGGATGATATCTACATCTCGCCATCGCAGATTCGACGTTTTAACCTGCATACAGGCGACTCTATCGAAGGCGAAATTCGCATTCCTAAAGATGGTGAACGCTACTTTGCCCTGGTCAAGGTCGACAAAGTAAACAGCGAACCACCAGAAAACGCCAAGAACAAAATTCTGTTTGAAAACCTCACCCCGCTGCACCCTACCCAACCCCTGCTCCTCGAACGCGACATCCGCGCTGAAGAAAACATTACCGGCCGTATCATCGACATGATCGCGCCTATCGGTAAGGGACAGCGCGGTTTACTGGTTGCCAGCCCGAAATCAGGTAAAACCGTGATGCTGCAGCACATTGCTCACGCCATTACCAATAATCACCCTGACGTCATCATGATCGTATTGCTGATTGATGAGCGTCCGGAAGAAGTTACCGAAATGACACGCTCAGTACGCGGTGAAGTGGTGGCATCAACCTTTGATGAACCAGCTACCCGCCACGTGCAAGTGGCCGAAATGGTCATCGAAAAGGCCAAGCGCCTGGTTGAACACAAAAAAGACGTCGTGATTTTGCTGGATTCGATTACCCGTCTGGCACGTGCTTACAACACAGTGATCCCGTCCTCCGGCAAAGTTCTGACCGGTGGTGTGGATGCCAATGCGCTACAACGTCCCAAGCGTTTCTTTGGTGCAGCCCGTAACATCGAAGAAGGCGGCTCACTGACTATTATTGCTACAGCGCTGGTTGAAACCGGCAGCCGTATGGATGACGTGATTTTTGAAGAATTCAAAGGTACCGGCAATATGGAAATCCATCTGGATCGCCGTATGGCTGAAAAGCGTCTGTATCCTGCGATTAACGTTAACCGCTCCGGTACCCGTCGTGAAGAATTACTGATCAAGGCCGACATCCTGCAGAAAATCTGGGTACTGCGCAAACTGCTCTACCCTATGGATGATCTGGAAGCGATGGAATTCCTGCTCGACAAAGTCAAAGCCACCAAAAATAACGCCGAGTTTTTTGACTCCATGCGTGGTGGGCGCTGA
- the mltA gene encoding murein transglycosylase A: MTNLFRLKFIALALLLGGCTTVPPSPVSPAPCPPVVTPPVTTVTPNLQLSDWSALPGWNDDQALAAWDSWLQSCVALKAKPEWQAVCAAAVALKPASNEAARTFFQTWFNVYQSLKADGSTDGLVTGYYEPLLHGSRTPSAAYPVPLYAAPANLLTIDLSSIYPELKGLRLRGRLEGNKVVPYLSRADIDGAKLPLAGSELVWVDNAVDAFFLQVQGSGRVQLPDGSMMRVGYADQNGYPYRSIGRVLADRGELRLEQTSMQSIKAWGKRNPDKLPELLAQNPSFVFFKELPNSNGGPLGALGVPITGGRSIAVDTRAIPLGAPVWLATTEPASTVALNRLVLAQDTGGAIRGNVRADFFWGFGDAAGKQAGMMKQTGKMWVLLPKTMAVPGALASR; this comes from the coding sequence ATGACTAATCTTTTTCGTCTCAAGTTCATTGCCCTCGCCTTGCTGCTGGGAGGTTGTACCACCGTGCCTCCGTCGCCAGTGAGCCCTGCGCCGTGCCCGCCGGTAGTGACCCCACCAGTGACTACGGTTACTCCTAATTTGCAGTTGTCAGACTGGAGTGCGTTGCCGGGATGGAACGATGATCAGGCCTTGGCGGCATGGGACAGTTGGTTACAGTCGTGCGTGGCGCTGAAAGCCAAACCGGAGTGGCAGGCCGTGTGCGCTGCTGCCGTGGCATTGAAGCCCGCCAGCAATGAGGCGGCACGTACATTCTTTCAGACCTGGTTTAATGTTTATCAGTCACTGAAGGCTGATGGCAGTACCGATGGCCTGGTGACGGGGTATTACGAACCGTTGCTGCATGGTAGCCGGACGCCTTCAGCAGCCTATCCAGTCCCGTTATATGCAGCTCCGGCTAATTTGCTCACCATTGACCTGTCCAGTATCTACCCTGAACTCAAAGGCCTGCGGCTGCGCGGACGCCTGGAGGGTAATAAGGTCGTGCCTTATCTGAGTCGTGCCGATATCGATGGCGCCAAATTGCCGCTGGCAGGGAGTGAGCTGGTGTGGGTGGATAATGCCGTGGATGCGTTCTTCCTGCAGGTGCAGGGTTCCGGACGTGTGCAACTGCCGGATGGCAGCATGATGCGCGTGGGCTATGCTGACCAGAATGGTTACCCCTACCGCTCTATTGGTCGGGTGCTGGCAGATCGCGGTGAGTTGCGGCTGGAGCAGACTTCCATGCAGAGTATCAAGGCCTGGGGTAAACGCAATCCAGATAAGTTACCTGAGTTATTGGCACAGAATCCCAGTTTTGTATTTTTCAAGGAGCTGCCGAATAGTAACGGTGGCCCGCTGGGTGCCTTGGGCGTACCCATAACGGGTGGTCGCAGTATTGCGGTGGATACCCGTGCTATCCCGTTGGGTGCGCCAGTCTGGCTGGCGACGACAGAGCCGGCTTCGACGGTGGCCCTGAACCGTCTGGTGCTGGCACAAGATACTGGCGGTGCCATACGCGGTAATGTGCGTGCTGATTTCTTCTGGGGATTTGGCGATGCTGCGGGTAAGCAGGCAGGAATGATGAAGCAGACTGGAAAAATGTGGGTATTGCTACCGAAGACGATGGCTGTGCCGGGAGCGTTGGCAAGCCGTTGA
- a CDS encoding EAL domain-containing protein translates to MMKQIIHSWQNLGFLSRLLVMISAVIILTSAALTVVQFEHMRADASAQAQRVTHEIFVMATPAIVEQAILGDYASIRQLLQSNVTVRAELSRLTWRYRGVEISAVNPSPVAMRAPSWFVSLFNATAWHSVKPVQFSGKSYGNLEITLTPAKAMNLIWDDLIRLAEFALSALGMIWLLSYFIIKRNLVMLERLVGAVGAMKRGEYDVRVTESGAPELRVLIRSFNESNKRLGELIAELHERDLGQSAQLEQITAQNFAYLEQRRAMNAAAIIAETDLQGNIVFVNDRFCQVSGYVRDELLGKNHRMLRSDMHAADFFTDMWQTIGRGEIWQGEICNRAKDGHLFWVHTTIVPILDGVTHLTKRYQAIRFDITERKRLEADLHLEKERAEVTLASIGDAVMTTDVEGNIVFLNEIAERLTGWSLAEAVGRPVAQVFNVVNEATREPVMNPVGQVMQEKRVAGVTDNAVLVSRDGAEYNIEDSAAPIFMGDGDLVGCVLVFHDVTDKHRLMTAVHWQAGHDTLTNLPNRALLNDRFGIALANARRHSTLTAICLLDLDGFKPVNDTFGHEVGDAVLVEVADRLIQAVRGEDTVARLGGDEFVLLLNGFDEMDAVEMAVHRVLSMIAAPYHIGNEIININASIGLTLYPLDDADADTLLRHADQAMYQAKQAGRSRYRLFDLASDMEAQTSLRKIDRVRQALLSNELVLHYQPKINMRTGKTVGMEALLRWNHPERGIVPPLDFLPLIEKTDLIIEVGEWVIERALAQISDWLAAGKEWVVSVNIAGWHFQSQDFCERLNLLLARYPQVPPALLQFEILESAALGDLGYAHDMVVKCQQVGVTFALDDFGTGYSSLTYLKRLPADVLKIDQSFVRDMLADKEGMALVEAIISLASVFGSEIIAEGVETAEHGVSLIRLGCDLGQGYGIARPMPAENVVEWAGQYAPDSSWTVASNQNWDLSDFPLLVAQHDHLSWVKKVVASVFDHPLVLSEAELTDHHQCRFGHWYYGVGKDRYGHLDEFVALEGIHAKVHQVAKEMVDLYERGEKEQAKAMSGKLILLRDQVLASLANLQRSVASKLH, encoded by the coding sequence ATGATGAAGCAGATTATTCATTCTTGGCAAAATCTGGGTTTTTTATCGCGGCTATTAGTGATGATATCGGCGGTCATCATTTTGACATCAGCCGCGCTGACGGTGGTCCAGTTTGAGCATATGCGTGCCGATGCGAGTGCGCAGGCTCAGCGTGTGACGCATGAAATTTTTGTGATGGCAACGCCCGCTATAGTGGAGCAGGCAATATTGGGTGATTACGCCAGTATCCGGCAATTATTGCAAAGTAATGTAACGGTGCGTGCTGAGTTGTCGCGCCTGACCTGGCGTTACCGTGGTGTCGAGATCAGCGCGGTTAATCCGTCTCCTGTTGCTATGCGAGCGCCCAGCTGGTTCGTGTCTTTGTTCAACGCAACTGCCTGGCATAGCGTTAAACCCGTGCAGTTCTCCGGGAAAAGTTACGGTAATCTGGAAATAACGCTTACGCCTGCCAAGGCAATGAATCTTATATGGGATGATCTCATTCGTCTTGCCGAGTTTGCGTTGAGTGCGCTGGGGATGATCTGGTTGCTCAGCTATTTTATTATAAAGCGTAATTTAGTCATGCTGGAGCGCCTGGTGGGAGCCGTAGGCGCGATGAAACGCGGTGAATACGACGTGCGCGTGACGGAGTCGGGTGCGCCTGAATTAAGAGTATTGATACGCTCTTTCAATGAAAGTAATAAACGTTTGGGGGAGTTAATCGCCGAACTGCATGAGCGTGATCTGGGTCAGTCAGCGCAACTGGAGCAGATTACCGCCCAAAATTTCGCTTACCTTGAGCAGCGCCGCGCGATGAATGCCGCCGCAATCATCGCGGAGACGGATCTGCAGGGCAATATCGTGTTTGTAAATGACCGGTTTTGCCAGGTATCCGGTTATGTTCGTGATGAGTTGCTGGGCAAGAATCACCGTATGCTGCGTTCAGATATGCATGCGGCAGATTTTTTTACAGATATGTGGCAAACGATAGGGCGTGGCGAAATATGGCAGGGTGAAATCTGCAATCGCGCCAAGGATGGTCATCTGTTTTGGGTACACACCACTATTGTGCCCATTCTGGATGGTGTGACGCATCTGACGAAACGTTATCAGGCAATCCGTTTTGATATTACCGAGCGCAAACGTCTGGAAGCAGATCTGCATTTGGAAAAAGAGCGTGCTGAAGTGACGCTGGCTTCTATTGGTGATGCGGTGATGACCACGGATGTAGAAGGCAATATTGTTTTTCTGAATGAAATTGCCGAACGGCTGACAGGCTGGTCTCTGGCCGAGGCTGTTGGAAGGCCGGTGGCTCAGGTTTTCAATGTTGTGAACGAAGCCACGCGTGAGCCAGTCATGAATCCGGTTGGGCAGGTGATGCAGGAAAAGCGAGTAGCGGGGGTGACGGATAATGCCGTACTTGTTTCCCGTGATGGCGCTGAATATAACATTGAAGATTCTGCTGCGCCGATATTCATGGGGGATGGGGATCTGGTCGGGTGTGTCCTGGTGTTTCATGACGTAACCGATAAACACCGACTGATGACAGCCGTGCATTGGCAAGCCGGGCACGATACATTAACCAATCTGCCTAATCGGGCGTTACTGAATGACCGTTTTGGCATTGCTTTGGCTAATGCGCGCCGGCACAGTACCTTGACGGCGATATGTTTGCTGGATCTTGACGGGTTTAAGCCGGTGAATGATACCTTCGGGCATGAGGTGGGTGATGCAGTGCTGGTCGAGGTGGCAGACCGTCTAATTCAGGCGGTGCGCGGAGAGGATACCGTTGCGCGTCTGGGGGGGGACGAGTTTGTGTTGCTGCTTAACGGGTTTGATGAAATGGATGCCGTGGAAATGGCTGTTCATCGAGTATTGAGTATGATTGCCGCTCCGTATCATATCGGCAATGAAATCATCAATATTAATGCAAGTATCGGATTGACCTTGTATCCGCTTGATGATGCTGATGCAGATACTTTGTTGCGGCATGCCGATCAGGCGATGTATCAAGCCAAGCAGGCCGGACGCAGCCGTTATCGTTTGTTTGACCTTGCTTCCGACATGGAAGCGCAAACCAGCCTGAGGAAAATTGACAGGGTGCGTCAGGCGCTGCTCTCGAATGAACTGGTTTTGCATTATCAGCCTAAAATTAATATGCGCACTGGGAAAACGGTGGGTATGGAGGCATTGTTGCGGTGGAATCATCCTGAACGCGGCATAGTGCCGCCACTTGATTTCTTGCCTCTGATAGAGAAAACGGATTTGATAATTGAAGTTGGCGAATGGGTAATAGAGCGGGCGCTTGCGCAAATAAGCGACTGGCTGGCCGCGGGTAAGGAATGGGTGGTAAGTGTCAATATTGCCGGTTGGCATTTTCAAAGCCAGGATTTTTGTGAACGGCTTAATTTGTTATTGGCCCGTTACCCGCAGGTGCCACCAGCATTGTTGCAATTTGAAATCCTGGAGTCCGCTGCTTTGGGTGATTTAGGCTATGCCCATGACATGGTGGTCAAATGTCAGCAAGTAGGGGTGACGTTTGCCCTGGACGATTTTGGTACGGGATACTCCTCTTTAACCTATCTTAAGCGCCTGCCTGCCGATGTGCTCAAAATTGATCAGTCCTTTGTGCGCGATATGCTGGCAGATAAGGAAGGCATGGCATTGGTTGAGGCGATCATTAGTCTTGCTTCCGTGTTCGGCAGCGAAATTATTGCCGAGGGCGTGGAGACGGCTGAACATGGTGTATCGCTGATAAGGTTGGGTTGTGATCTGGGGCAAGGGTATGGAATCGCGCGTCCTATGCCGGCGGAAAACGTGGTGGAGTGGGCCGGTCAGTATGCGCCCGATTCTAGTTGGACGGTAGCATCAAATCAGAATTGGGATTTGTCGGATTTTCCGTTGCTGGTTGCACAGCACGATCATCTATCCTGGGTGAAGAAAGTGGTAGCGTCTGTGTTTGATCACCCGCTGGTTTTGTCCGAAGCGGAGTTGACTGATCACCACCAGTGCCGGTTTGGTCATTGGTATTATGGCGTGGGTAAGGACCGTTATGGTCATTTGGACGAATTTGTCGCGCTCGAGGGAATACACGCCAAGGTGCATCAAGTCGCGAAGGAAATGGTGGATTTATATGAGCGTGGTGAGAAAGAACAAGCAAAGGCGATGAGCGGGAAGCTGATCCTGTTAAGGGATCAGGTTTTGGCATCGCTGGCAAATTTGCAACGCTCGGTTGCGAGTAAGTTGCATTAA